One window of Trichoderma breve strain T069 chromosome 3, whole genome shotgun sequence genomic DNA carries:
- a CDS encoding shwachman-Bodian-Diamond syndrome (SBDS) protein domain-containing protein, with protein MTRGESTQSKVHYKGKQEDFLVFVDDVDTYKKWQSDKSVPLAHFISTFQVFQTHRQGAQGTYDSASKMSLAAEFDTENADEAIERILKEGTMQTMEMPGRQGVTNDSMSSMRVK; from the exons ATGACTCGAGGAGAATCCACCCAGTCCAAGGTTCACTACAAGGGAAAGCAGGAAGACTTCCTTGTCTTCGTGGACGATGTCGATACGTACAAGAAGTGGCAGAGCGACAAGAGCGTTCCTCTAGctcatttcatctctacTTTCCAGGTGTTCCAGACACATCG ACAAGGTGCCCAGGGAACCTATGACTCTGCGTCAAAGATGTCACTAGCGGCCGAGTTTGACACTGAGAATGCCGATGAGGCGATTGAGCGGATCCTGAAGGAGGGTACTATGCAGACTATGGAG ATGCCTGGTCGGCAAGGAGTTACAAACGACTCTATGAGCTCAATGAGGGTGAAATAA